In the Hordeum vulgare subsp. vulgare chromosome 7H, MorexV3_pseudomolecules_assembly, whole genome shotgun sequence genome, one interval contains:
- the LOC123407705 gene encoding uncharacterized protein LOC123407705, which translates to MLRSFPQAHRLLKRLGFEKGDAYFFKQMGKGMLCTYALFGAAWFWNETSPLGWWTLKPRPKEEKEMAHLYERREFPYPGDEEAVEEFIKSGGALGTTIGPKGFADANMDSDNMQKQLQSKKFDQEARKLWLRMRNEVVQELQEKGFDVE; encoded by the exons ATGCTGCGCAGCTTCCCCCAGGCCCATCGGCTTCTCAA GAGGCTGGGTTTTGAGAAGGGAGACGCCTACTTCTTTAAGCAGATGGGCAAGGGCATGCTATGCACATACGCGCTTTTTGGCGCCGCGTGGTTCTGGAATGAGACATCGCCGCTTGGCTGGTGGACGCTCAAGCCACGGCCCAAG gaagagaaggagatggcGCATCTGTACGAGCGCAGGGAGTTCCCGTACCCCGGTGACGAGGAGGCGGTTGAGGAATTCATAAAGAGCGGGGGCGCCCTGGGCACGACGATCGGGCCCAAGGGGTTCGCGGACGCGAACATGGACTCGGACAACATGCAGAAGCAGCTGCAGTCGAAGAAGTTCGACCAGGAGGCACGCAAGCTGTGGTTGCGGATGCGCAACGAGGTTGTGCAGGAGCTCCAGGAGAAGGGGTTCGACGTCGAATGA